DNA sequence from the Shewanella piezotolerans WP3 genome:
CTGTGCCAACCCCTACACACTTAGCGCACAAGACAAAGTCTGGTTGTCTACCGTTAGCAAGCTAGATTTCTCTAACGCGACCTTTAGGACTGGCTCAGGTTGTCAAAGCTGTAATGGCAGTGGTTACCGTGGTCGAATCGGGGTGTTTGAGATCTTAGAGCTCGACGAGCCGATGATTGAAGCGATGCGTTCAGGCAACCCGCAAGAGTTTACTAACGCCGCTTATAATAGCCCTAATTTTACCCCGTTAGCAGACTCTGCCCTAGACTATCTTGCCCAAGGGATGACAACCATTGAAGAGGTTGCCAAGTTGGTTGAAGATGTTAGTGATGACACGCTCGTGATAGGTGAGGGAGCATAATGCCAAGTTATCAGTATCGTGGACGCAGCGCACAAGGAGAGCAGGTGACTGGCCAGTTAGATGCTAGCTCAGAAAGCGTCGCGGCTGACCAACTGATGTCCCGTGGTGTGATCCCGCTTGAGTTGTCGCTTGCCAAAGAGGTAAAGCAGTTTTCGCTCAAGTCACTGTTTAAGGGCAAAGTTGCACTCGATGAGTTACAGATTTTTACTCGGCAGATGTACTCACTGACTCGCTCGGGTATTCCGATATTGAGAGCAATTGCAGGTCTTTCTGAAACCACTCATTCGCAGCGGATGAAAGATGCTTTGAATGATATTTCTGAGCAGCTAACATCGGGTAGGCCATTGTCCTCAGCGATGAACCAGCATCCTGATGTATTTGATGCACTTTTTGTATCTATGATCCACGTGGGCGAAAACACTGGTAAGTTAGAAGATGCCTTTATTCAGCTATCAGGTTATATCGAGCGCGAACAAGAGACGCGCAGACGTATAAAAGCTGCCATGCGTTACCCCATATTTGTACTGATTGCCATCGCGATAGCCATGGTGATCCTCAATATTATGGTGATCCCTAAGTTTGCCGAGATGTTCTCACGCTTTGGCGCTGACCTGCCGTGGGCAACTAAATTACTGATTAACACGTCCAGCGTGTTCGTTAATTACTGGCCAGTAATGATCGTGGTGCTAGTTGCATCCTTTGTTGGTATTAGATATTGGCACAGTACGGAAAAGGGTGAGCGACAATGGGATCGCTGGAAGCTGAATATTCCTGCTGTCGGCAGTATTATTGAGCGCTCGACCTTATCTCGTTATTGCCGCAGTTTTTCTATGATGCTCAGTGCCGGCGTTCCTATGACCCAAGCGCTTAGCCTAGTGGCC
Encoded proteins:
- a CDS encoding type II secretion system F family protein, which translates into the protein MPSYQYRGRSAQGEQVTGQLDASSESVAADQLMSRGVIPLELSLAKEVKQFSLKSLFKGKVALDELQIFTRQMYSLTRSGIPILRAIAGLSETTHSQRMKDALNDISEQLTSGRPLSSAMNQHPDVFDALFVSMIHVGENTGKLEDAFIQLSGYIEREQETRRRIKAAMRYPIFVLIAIAIAMVILNIMVIPKFAEMFSRFGADLPWATKLLINTSSVFVNYWPVMIVVLVASFVGIRYWHSTEKGERQWDRWKLNIPAVGSIIERSTLSRYCRSFSMMLSAGVPMTQALSLVADAVDNAYMHDSIVAMRRGIESGDSMLRVHNSSQLFTPLVLQMVAVGEETGQIDQLLNDAADFYEGEVDYDLKNLTAKLEPILIGFVACIVLVLALGIYLPMWDMLNVVKGSN